A single genomic interval of Amycolatopsis albispora harbors:
- a CDS encoding PucR family transcriptional regulator: protein MTDGPSLRQLLAAIGEPLVQLGAGSADLPVHGLAILDPDDEPGAYRGELVLIIGARGRDALRYLRAAARRGAAAVAVKSEEPDTAQLEAAAGDAGIGLLVVQPRARWDQLSALIRELLDSAALTAGLRDDSSDRDLFSLAQTVAALTGGIVSIEDATYRLLAYSRSDSEVDEVDELRRLTILGWKGPERYLELLREWGVYQRLRSGEEVVDLEERPELGIRRRLAVGIRAGSQHLGAIWVQQGSQPFTEQAGSALLGAARMAALSMLTQRGLPGTRSRDELVTGLLDGRVSADLVAGQLGLDPAAPSVVLAFAARTIEPDLPEHELHLAELARVVSVHVTAHRRGALVGTIGGRVYAVLPVTTAPVGLAERIVDVLKRRTALTVQAGIGGAAPSLRAVVTSRAEADRVLDAVSRTPDRAVGSIGDLRAEVLLGETLSLLEANPELHDPAVQSLVEHDAAHGTELVVSLLAYLDALGDVRAAAEKLHVHPNTLRHRVRRARALGGIDLDDPAHRVVSHLNLLLARRNP, encoded by the coding sequence ATGACCGACGGTCCCTCACTGCGCCAGTTGCTCGCCGCGATCGGCGAACCCCTGGTCCAGCTGGGCGCGGGTTCGGCCGACCTGCCGGTGCACGGGCTGGCCATTCTCGACCCGGACGACGAACCCGGCGCCTACCGCGGTGAGCTGGTGCTGATCATCGGCGCCCGCGGCCGGGACGCGCTGCGCTACCTGCGGGCGGCCGCGCGGCGCGGGGCCGCCGCGGTGGCGGTGAAGTCCGAGGAGCCGGACACCGCCCAGCTCGAAGCCGCCGCCGGTGACGCGGGGATCGGGCTGCTGGTGGTCCAGCCGCGTGCCCGGTGGGACCAGCTCTCCGCACTGATCCGCGAGTTGCTGGACAGCGCTGCCCTGACCGCCGGGCTGCGCGACGACAGCTCCGATCGGGACCTGTTCTCCCTGGCGCAGACCGTCGCCGCGCTGACCGGCGGCATCGTCAGCATCGAGGACGCCACCTACCGGCTGCTCGCGTACTCGCGGTCCGACAGTGAGGTCGATGAAGTGGACGAGCTGCGCCGGTTGACCATTCTCGGCTGGAAGGGCCCGGAGCGGTACCTCGAACTGCTCCGCGAATGGGGTGTCTACCAGCGGCTGCGCTCCGGCGAGGAGGTGGTCGACCTGGAGGAGCGGCCCGAACTCGGCATCCGGCGGCGGCTCGCGGTCGGCATCCGGGCCGGGAGCCAGCACCTGGGCGCGATCTGGGTGCAGCAGGGCAGCCAGCCGTTCACCGAGCAGGCGGGCAGCGCGCTGCTCGGGGCCGCGCGCATGGCCGCGCTGAGCATGCTCACCCAGCGCGGGCTGCCGGGCACGCGTTCGCGGGACGAGCTGGTCACCGGCCTGCTCGACGGCCGCGTCAGCGCCGACCTGGTCGCCGGGCAGCTCGGCCTCGACCCGGCCGCGCCGTCGGTGGTCCTCGCCTTCGCCGCCCGCACCATCGAGCCGGACCTGCCTGAGCACGAACTGCACCTGGCGGAGCTGGCGCGGGTGGTGTCCGTGCACGTCACCGCGCATCGCCGGGGCGCGCTGGTCGGGACGATCGGCGGGCGCGTGTACGCGGTGCTGCCGGTGACCACCGCGCCGGTCGGGCTCGCCGAGCGCATCGTCGACGTGCTGAAACGCCGGACCGCGCTGACCGTCCAAGCCGGAATCGGCGGCGCGGCCCCGTCGCTGCGTGCGGTGGTCACCTCGCGCGCGGAGGCGGACCGGGTGCTCGACGCGGTCAGCCGCACACCGGACCGGGCGGTGGGCAGCATCGGCGACCTGCGGGCCGAGGTGCTGCTCGGCGAGACGCTGTCCTTGCTGGAAGCCAACCCCGAGCTGCACGACCCGGCCGTCCAGTCCCTTGTGGAACACGACGCGGCACACGGCACCGAGCTGGTGGTCTCGCTGCTGGCCTATCTGGACGCGCTCGGGGACGTCCGGGCGGCGGCGGAAAAGCTGCATGTGCACCCGAACACGTTGCGGCACCGCGTCCGCCGCGCCCGCGCGCTCGGCGGCATCGATCTCGACGATCCGGCACATCGGGTGGTCAGCCACCTGAACCTGTTGCTGGCGCGAAGAAACCCCTGA
- a CDS encoding DUF5703 family protein has translation MTEAVVEGDWEYRRLQLPPGVSRLSAAIQLSIQAEFSGWELSNVRLYADGTRRVWLRRRRSLATAGVPGPSL, from the coding sequence ATGACCGAGGCGGTGGTCGAAGGGGATTGGGAGTATCGCCGGCTGCAGCTGCCACCCGGCGTGTCGCGGCTCTCCGCGGCGATCCAGCTCTCCATCCAGGCCGAGTTCTCCGGCTGGGAACTGTCCAACGTGCGCCTCTACGCCGACGGCACCCGCCGAGTCTGGCTCCGCCGGCGGCGCTCCCTCGCCACCGCGGGCGTGCCGGGCCCCAGCCTCTGA
- a CDS encoding YncE family protein produces MRRLLVATPLVVALVLSGCGTGSDQSDDLQLVANPVAATAVPSPARTAEPAGRVLPAAPVASVAAAGGFLAVALTEPSLQLYDLADLAKPPRAVSLPAPAERLTPDGDRLLASLPGASALARVNPADGSVTTVPVAGQPAAAAPRGPQTLVAVRDRKAVDVLEGDRVTKSITGQVYSADQVLTAGNSTVVLDRLRTALFEVDLAAGTVNEGLRAGDGATNAVTDRYGRVLVTDTRAGSLLAFSAGPLLLRQRYPVPGGVYGIAYDAQRDLAWVTLTERNEVAAFDVGGGEPVERFRFPTVRQPNAVSVDPASSAVVVGSAAGEGIQVITP; encoded by the coding sequence TTGCGCCGGTTGCTTGTCGCTACGCCCCTGGTGGTCGCGCTGGTGTTGAGCGGCTGCGGCACGGGGAGCGACCAGTCCGACGACCTGCAGCTGGTGGCGAACCCGGTGGCCGCGACGGCCGTGCCCTCCCCCGCACGCACCGCCGAGCCCGCCGGGCGGGTGCTGCCCGCCGCGCCGGTCGCCTCGGTCGCGGCCGCGGGCGGCTTCCTCGCGGTGGCGCTCACCGAGCCGTCCCTGCAGCTCTACGACCTGGCCGACCTGGCGAAGCCACCACGCGCGGTGAGCCTTCCCGCGCCCGCCGAGCGACTCACCCCGGACGGTGACCGGCTGCTCGCCAGCCTGCCCGGCGCGAGCGCGCTGGCCAGGGTGAACCCGGCCGACGGCAGCGTCACCACGGTGCCGGTCGCGGGCCAGCCCGCCGCCGCCGCTCCGCGCGGGCCGCAGACGCTGGTCGCCGTGCGTGACCGCAAGGCGGTCGATGTGCTCGAAGGTGACCGCGTCACGAAGTCGATCACCGGCCAGGTCTACAGCGCCGACCAGGTGCTCACCGCCGGGAACAGCACGGTGGTGCTGGACCGGCTGCGCACCGCGTTGTTCGAAGTGGACCTCGCGGCGGGCACGGTCAACGAGGGCCTGCGTGCCGGTGACGGCGCCACGAACGCGGTGACCGACCGTTACGGCCGGGTGCTGGTCACCGACACCCGGGCGGGTTCGCTGCTGGCGTTCTCGGCCGGTCCCCTGCTGCTGCGGCAGCGCTATCCGGTGCCGGGCGGGGTCTACGGCATCGCCTACGACGCCCAGCGCGATCTGGCCTGGGTCACGCTCACCGAGCGCAACGAGGTCGCCGCGTTCGACGTCGGCGGCGGGGAGCCGGTGGAGCGGTTCCGGTTCCCCACGGTTCGCCAGCCCAATGCGGTGTCAGTGGATCCGGCGAGCTCGGCGGTGGTCGTCGGCTCGGCGGCCGGAGAAGGGATCCAGGTGATCACACCATGA
- a CDS encoding aldo/keto reductase, whose amino-acid sequence MENRQLGASGLRVSRMGLGTMSWGTGTDAEEAASQLVAFVDAGGTLVDTADVYGDGEAERILGSLLGDLVPRTDIVLATKAVARSGDGPFSGGASRGALLNALDGSLRRLGTGHIDLWQLHAWDSSVPLEETLSAVEYAVTSGKVRYAGVANYSGWQLATAATLPSGVRLVSTQMEYSLLQRGIEREVLPAAQHHGIGVLPWAPLGRGVLTGKYRTGTPADSRGASPAYAGYVEQHRTERAARIVQAVVTAADGLGTSPLAVALAWVRDRPGVVAPLVGARDTGQLTGSLIAEEITLPPAIRSALDDVSSIETGYPERWPH is encoded by the coding sequence ATGGAGAACCGGCAGCTCGGCGCGTCCGGCCTGAGAGTGTCCAGGATGGGCCTGGGCACGATGTCGTGGGGTACCGGCACGGACGCGGAAGAGGCCGCCAGCCAGCTGGTGGCCTTCGTCGACGCGGGTGGCACGCTGGTGGACACCGCCGACGTCTACGGCGACGGCGAAGCCGAGCGGATCCTCGGCTCCCTCCTGGGCGACCTGGTGCCGCGCACCGACATCGTGCTGGCCACCAAGGCGGTGGCGCGCAGCGGTGACGGCCCGTTCAGCGGCGGCGCCTCCCGCGGGGCCCTGCTCAACGCGCTCGACGGTTCCCTGCGCCGCCTCGGCACCGGCCACATCGACCTGTGGCAGCTGCACGCCTGGGACTCCTCGGTGCCGCTCGAGGAAACCCTGTCCGCGGTGGAGTACGCGGTCACCAGCGGGAAGGTGCGCTACGCCGGGGTCGCGAACTACTCCGGCTGGCAGCTGGCGACCGCGGCCACGCTGCCGTCCGGGGTGCGCCTGGTCTCCACGCAGATGGAGTACTCGCTGCTGCAGCGCGGGATCGAGCGCGAGGTGCTGCCCGCCGCCCAGCACCACGGCATCGGCGTCCTGCCGTGGGCGCCGCTCGGGCGTGGTGTGCTGACCGGCAAGTACCGCACCGGCACGCCCGCGGACTCCCGCGGCGCCTCCCCCGCTTACGCCGGGTATGTGGAACAGCACCGCACCGAGCGCGCGGCCCGCATCGTGCAGGCCGTGGTGACCGCCGCCGACGGGCTGGGCACGTCGCCGCTGGCGGTCGCGCTGGCCTGGGTGCGTGACCGGCCGGGCGTGGTCGCGCCGCTGGTCGGCGCCCGTGACACCGGCCAGCTGACCGGTTCGCTGATCGCCGAGGAGATCACCTTGCCGCCGGCGATCCGGTCCGCGCTCGACGACGTCAGCTCGATCGAGACCGGTTACCCGGAGCGATGGCCGCACTGA
- the pruA gene encoding L-glutamate gamma-semialdehyde dehydrogenase: protein MDAITQPPAPRNEPVREYAPGSPERASLVAKLAELESRQFELTSTIDGEQRMAGGERIDVVQPHKHRHVLGTTANATHADAKAAVAAALRAAESWRELPFDERAAVLLRAADLLSGPWRDTLNAATMLGQSKTAVQAEIDSACELADFWRFNVHFARQLQAEQPISSPGVWNRLDYRPLEGFVYAITPFNFTAIAGNLPTAPALMGNTVVWKPSPTQGLAAHLTMRLLEEAGLPPGVINLVTGDGLAVSDVALADPALAGIHFTGSTRTFQHLWSSVGANISGYRTYPRLVGETGGKDFVLAHPSADVDVLRTALVRGAFEFQGQKCSAASRAFVPRSVWNRLRDDLVSEVDSLKMGPVTDLTNFLGAVIDRRAYDRLAGALKLAHESDSLQVVAGGTADDSEGYFVRPTVVVGEDPTHEVFSTEYFGPFLAVHVYEDGDFEKVLKQVDQGAAYGLTGSIIANDRAAVVKASQALRFAAGNFYVNDKPTGAVVGQQPFGGGRASGTNDKAGSIYNLQRWISPRTVKETFVPPVSAGYPHQLED, encoded by the coding sequence ATGGACGCGATCACCCAGCCGCCCGCACCCCGCAACGAACCGGTCCGCGAGTACGCCCCCGGCTCGCCGGAACGCGCCTCGCTCGTCGCGAAGCTCGCCGAACTCGAGTCGCGGCAGTTCGAGCTGACCTCGACCATCGACGGTGAGCAGCGGATGGCCGGTGGGGAACGCATCGACGTGGTGCAGCCGCACAAGCACCGCCACGTGCTCGGCACCACCGCCAACGCCACCCACGCCGACGCGAAGGCCGCGGTCGCCGCCGCGCTGCGTGCCGCCGAGTCCTGGCGCGAACTGCCCTTCGACGAGCGCGCCGCGGTGCTGCTGCGTGCCGCCGACCTGCTGTCCGGCCCGTGGCGCGACACGCTCAACGCGGCCACCATGCTCGGCCAGTCGAAGACCGCCGTGCAGGCCGAGATCGACTCCGCCTGCGAGCTGGCCGACTTCTGGCGGTTCAACGTGCACTTCGCCAGGCAGCTGCAGGCCGAGCAGCCGATCAGCTCGCCGGGGGTGTGGAACCGGCTGGACTACCGCCCGCTGGAAGGCTTCGTCTACGCCATCACCCCGTTCAACTTCACCGCCATCGCGGGCAACCTGCCGACCGCGCCCGCGCTGATGGGCAACACCGTGGTCTGGAAGCCGTCGCCCACCCAGGGCCTGGCCGCGCACCTGACCATGCGCCTGCTCGAAGAAGCCGGGCTGCCGCCGGGCGTGATCAACCTGGTCACCGGCGACGGGCTGGCCGTCTCCGACGTGGCGCTGGCCGACCCGGCGCTGGCCGGGATCCACTTCACCGGGTCCACCCGCACCTTCCAGCACCTGTGGTCCTCGGTCGGCGCGAACATCTCCGGGTACCGCACCTACCCGCGGCTGGTCGGCGAGACCGGCGGCAAGGACTTCGTGCTCGCGCACCCGTCGGCCGACGTGGACGTGCTGCGCACCGCGCTGGTCCGCGGCGCCTTCGAGTTCCAGGGCCAGAAGTGCTCGGCGGCCTCGCGTGCCTTCGTGCCGCGCTCGGTGTGGAACCGGCTGCGCGACGACCTGGTGTCCGAAGTGGACTCGCTGAAGATGGGCCCGGTCACCGACCTGACCAACTTCCTCGGCGCGGTGATCGACCGGCGCGCCTACGACCGGCTGGCCGGTGCGCTGAAGCTGGCGCACGAATCCGACTCGCTGCAGGTCGTCGCCGGTGGCACCGCGGACGACAGCGAGGGCTACTTCGTGCGCCCGACCGTGGTGGTCGGCGAGGACCCGACGCACGAGGTGTTCAGCACCGAGTACTTCGGCCCGTTCCTGGCGGTGCATGTCTACGAGGACGGCGACTTCGAGAAGGTGCTCAAGCAGGTCGACCAGGGCGCGGCCTACGGGCTCACCGGCTCGATCATCGCCAACGACCGCGCGGCGGTGGTGAAGGCGTCGCAGGCGCTGCGGTTCGCGGCGGGCAACTTCTACGTCAACGACAAGCCGACCGGTGCGGTCGTCGGCCAGCAGCCCTTCGGCGGCGGGCGCGCGTCCGGCACCAACGACAAGGCGGGCTCGATCTACAACCTGCAGCGCTGGATCAGCCCGCGCACCGTGAAGGAAACCTTCGTGCCGCCGGTTTCGGCGGGCTACCCGCACCAGCTGGAGGACTGA
- a CDS encoding LLM class F420-dependent oxidoreductase encodes MRLGLNLGYWGAGNDAANLTLAKHADELGYAVVWAAEAYGSDAPTVLAWIAAQTSRIDVGSAVLQIPARTPATTAMTAATLDTLSGGRFRLGLGVSGPQVSEGWHGVRFGSPLGRTREYVEIVRMALRRERVRYDGRHFQLPLPDGPGKALALTVHPVREHIPTYLAAIGPKNLELTGEIADGWLPVFFSPAHAEEHLKHLRAGAEKAGRSLADLDIAPTVPLVVGDDWTACADAVRSYAALYIGGMGSRDKNFYNQLACRMGFEAEAAEVQEKYLAKDYAGAMAAVPLEFLDATALLGPKERIAEKMAAFAEAGVTTLTVAPYDGDADARRNALDVAAEAIELAGS; translated from the coding sequence GTGCGCTTGGGACTGAACCTCGGATATTGGGGCGCCGGCAACGACGCGGCCAACCTCACACTCGCCAAACACGCCGACGAACTGGGCTACGCCGTGGTGTGGGCCGCCGAAGCCTATGGCTCGGACGCCCCCACCGTGCTGGCCTGGATCGCCGCGCAGACTTCGCGGATCGACGTGGGGAGCGCGGTGCTGCAGATCCCGGCCCGCACGCCGGCCACCACCGCGATGACCGCCGCCACGCTGGACACGCTGTCCGGCGGCCGGTTCCGCCTCGGCCTCGGCGTGTCCGGGCCGCAGGTCTCCGAAGGCTGGCACGGGGTGCGCTTCGGCTCGCCGCTGGGCCGGACCCGGGAGTACGTGGAGATCGTGCGGATGGCGCTGCGCCGCGAACGCGTCCGGTACGACGGCAGGCACTTCCAGCTGCCGCTGCCCGACGGGCCGGGCAAGGCGCTGGCGCTGACCGTGCACCCGGTGCGCGAGCACATCCCCACCTACCTGGCCGCGATCGGCCCGAAGAACCTCGAGCTGACCGGCGAGATCGCCGACGGCTGGCTGCCGGTGTTCTTCTCCCCGGCCCACGCCGAGGAGCACTTGAAGCACCTGCGTGCCGGTGCTGAGAAGGCCGGGCGTTCGCTCGCCGACCTCGACATCGCGCCGACCGTGCCGCTGGTGGTCGGGGACGACTGGACCGCCTGCGCGGACGCCGTGCGCTCGTACGCCGCGCTCTACATCGGCGGCATGGGCAGCCGGGACAAGAACTTCTACAACCAGCTCGCCTGCCGCATGGGCTTCGAGGCCGAGGCGGCCGAGGTCCAGGAGAAGTACCTGGCCAAGGACTACGCCGGGGCGATGGCCGCGGTGCCGCTGGAGTTCCTCGACGCCACCGCGCTGCTCGGCCCGAAGGAGCGGATCGCGGAGAAGATGGCGGCTTTCGCCGAAGCGGGCGTGACCACTCTCACGGTGGCGCCGTACGACGGGGACGCCGACGCGCGGCGGAACGCGCTCGACGTGGCCGCCGAAGCCATCGAGCTGGCGGGGAGCTGA
- a CDS encoding SGNH/GDSL hydrolase family protein, translating into MRRILAAGAIAVAALGVVTASSNAQSPELPGNWVGTWAASPAAGVPGTEGGYPDYSIRNLVHTSVGGASVRVRLSNAFGTQPLTLGKVTVAIAAEPNTPRAVPGSMRTLTFGGAETTVIPAGAEVLSDAALLRVPQDGDLLVTTFTPAPSGPVTHHPAALQTSFFTKAGDRAAEESGASFTEQTSVWHYVSGVDVRSPARGSVVTLGDSITDGVGGTPGTNQRWPDFLSDRLQAAGRPLGVLNAGISANRLLLDVPGSGAGRNALARLDEDVLSLGGVKTLVVLEGINDIQQTPHQTDPAQIIAAYRQLIAQAHARGIRVIGGTLTPFKGWRVYNETLEATRLAVNEFIRHGGAFDGVVDFDAAIRDPQDPLRMLPAYDCGDHLHPNDAGFRAMADAVDLALLR; encoded by the coding sequence ATGCGGCGAATCCTGGCCGCCGGGGCGATCGCGGTGGCGGCCCTCGGCGTAGTGACGGCATCGAGCAACGCGCAGAGCCCCGAGCTGCCCGGGAACTGGGTCGGCACCTGGGCGGCGTCCCCGGCCGCCGGCGTGCCCGGCACCGAGGGTGGTTATCCCGACTATTCGATCCGCAACCTGGTCCATACCAGTGTCGGTGGTGCTTCGGTGCGGGTCCGGCTGTCCAACGCCTTCGGCACGCAGCCGCTGACGCTGGGCAAGGTGACCGTGGCAATCGCGGCCGAGCCGAACACCCCGCGGGCCGTTCCCGGTTCGATGCGCACCCTGACCTTCGGCGGCGCCGAGACGACCGTGATCCCCGCCGGGGCGGAGGTGCTCAGCGACGCGGCGTTGCTGCGTGTGCCGCAGGACGGCGACCTGCTGGTCACCACCTTCACGCCCGCCCCGTCCGGCCCGGTCACCCACCACCCGGCCGCGCTGCAGACCTCGTTCTTCACCAAGGCCGGCGACCGCGCGGCCGAGGAATCCGGGGCGTCCTTCACCGAGCAGACCTCGGTGTGGCACTACGTGTCCGGAGTGGACGTGCGGAGCCCGGCGCGCGGTTCGGTGGTCACGCTCGGCGACTCGATCACCGACGGCGTGGGCGGCACCCCGGGCACCAACCAGCGGTGGCCGGACTTCCTCAGCGACCGCCTGCAGGCCGCCGGGCGCCCGCTCGGTGTGCTCAACGCGGGCATCAGCGCGAACCGGCTGCTGCTCGACGTGCCGGGGTCGGGCGCCGGGCGCAACGCGCTGGCGCGGCTCGACGAGGACGTGCTCAGCCTCGGCGGGGTGAAGACGCTGGTGGTGCTGGAGGGCATCAACGACATCCAGCAGACCCCGCACCAGACCGATCCGGCGCAGATCATCGCCGCGTACCGGCAGCTCATCGCGCAGGCGCACGCGCGGGGCATCCGGGTCATCGGCGGCACGCTGACGCCGTTCAAGGGGTGGCGCGTCTACAACGAAACCCTGGAAGCGACGCGGCTCGCGGTGAACGAGTTCATCCGCCACGGCGGTGCCTTCGACGGCGTGGTCGACTTCGACGCGGCGATCCGGGATCCGCAGGACCCGCTGCGCATGCTGCCCGCCTACGACTGCGGCGACCACCTGCACCCGAACGACGCCGGCTTCCGCGCCATGGCGGACGCCGTCGATCTCGCCCTCCTCCGCTGA
- a CDS encoding Gfo/Idh/MocA family protein: MAEQSSEQSGVSRRSLLRNTAIAGMGAGLVTLGGPSAAAADTIPAVGEDARSWPKRRGKSMIGVPFKPTPNPRFGIIGLGNRGAGMLTDLLGVPGAKVTALCDNRPEFAQKAAKVVTDAGQPEPAVYTNGEHAFEQLVARDDVDFVYVATPWEWHTPMALAAMRAGKHVGVECPIGITVKDLWELVDTSEQTGRHCIQLENCSYGQNEMRALRMVHAGKFGQILHGSGAYLHDLRELLFSDTYYAGEWRRTWHTKLNTDLYPTHGLGPVAAYMDIHRGDRLARISTMSTPALGLAEYREAHVPRGDSSWQETYVKGDVTMSLIQTAQGRVIHLVHGVSSPHPYSRLNYIAGTKGAFEDYPARIYVEPDHSGHKWGSWDAYKSFDHWLWTEVGGGNGGHGGMDYIMLWRLVQCLTLGLPPDIDVYDSAAWSAPLPLGVLSVKHQGASIPFPDFTRNNWKTPHAGIDSPKP, encoded by the coding sequence ATGGCTGAGCAAAGCTCGGAGCAGTCCGGCGTGTCGCGGCGCTCGCTGCTGCGGAACACGGCCATCGCGGGCATGGGCGCGGGGCTGGTCACGCTCGGCGGGCCGTCCGCCGCGGCCGCCGATACCATTCCGGCGGTGGGTGAGGACGCGCGATCGTGGCCGAAGCGGCGGGGCAAGTCGATGATCGGGGTGCCGTTCAAGCCGACGCCGAACCCCCGGTTCGGCATCATCGGCCTCGGCAACCGCGGCGCCGGCATGCTGACTGACCTGCTCGGTGTGCCGGGCGCGAAGGTGACGGCGCTGTGTGACAACCGGCCCGAGTTCGCGCAGAAGGCCGCCAAGGTGGTCACCGATGCCGGGCAGCCGGAGCCCGCCGTCTACACCAACGGTGAGCACGCCTTCGAGCAGCTGGTGGCCAGGGACGACGTGGACTTCGTCTACGTGGCCACGCCGTGGGAATGGCACACGCCGATGGCGCTGGCGGCGATGCGCGCGGGCAAGCACGTCGGCGTGGAGTGCCCGATCGGGATCACCGTGAAGGATCTCTGGGAGCTGGTGGACACCTCCGAGCAGACCGGGCGGCACTGCATCCAGCTGGAGAACTGCTCGTACGGGCAGAACGAGATGCGCGCCCTGCGCATGGTGCACGCCGGGAAGTTCGGGCAGATCCTGCACGGTTCCGGCGCCTACCTGCACGACCTGCGGGAGCTGCTGTTCTCGGACACCTACTACGCCGGCGAGTGGCGGCGCACCTGGCACACCAAGCTGAACACCGACCTGTACCCGACGCACGGGCTGGGCCCGGTGGCGGCGTACATGGACATCCACCGCGGTGACCGGCTGGCGCGGATCAGCACGATGAGCACGCCCGCGCTCGGGCTGGCCGAATACCGCGAGGCACACGTGCCGCGCGGCGACTCGTCCTGGCAGGAGACCTACGTCAAGGGCGACGTCACGATGAGCCTGATCCAGACGGCACAGGGACGGGTGATCCACCTGGTGCACGGCGTGTCGAGCCCGCACCCGTACAGCAGGCTCAACTACATCGCGGGCACCAAGGGCGCGTTCGAAGACTATCCGGCGCGGATCTACGTCGAGCCGGACCACAGCGGGCACAAATGGGGTTCGTGGGACGCCTACAAGTCGTTCGACCACTGGCTGTGGACCGAGGTCGGCGGCGGCAACGGCGGGCACGGCGGGATGGACTACATCATGCTGTGGCGGCTGGTGCAGTGCCTGACCCTGGGCCTGCCGCCGGACATCGACGTCTACGACTCGGCGGCGTGGAGCGCGCCGCTGCCGCTGGGCGTGCTGTCGGTGAAGCACCAGGGCGCGTCGATCCCGTTCCCCGACTTCACGCGGAACAACTGGAAGACCCCGCACGCGGGCATCGACTCACCGAAGCCCTGA
- a CDS encoding proline dehydrogenase family protein gives MLRSALIAASRSASFRGIAERAPVMRPIVDRFVAGDELGQAIETVRRLTADRLVSLDHLGEDTTDRAQAERTVDAYRVLLRTLGEEGLAERAEVSVKLSALGQALPVDGDKIALEHTRQICAAAAAAGTTVTVDMEDHTTTDSTLSIVRDLRVDFPSTGTVLQAYLKRTEADCREFAGPGSRIRLCKGAYDEPASVAYREKSEVDASYVRCLKVLMAGEGYPMVATHDPRLVDIAEWLAMQHDRSAEEFEFQMLYGVRPEAQRELAGRGMRLRAYVPYGTEWYPYFMRRLAERPANVAFFLRSFTSRG, from the coding sequence ATGCTCCGCTCCGCGTTGATCGCCGCTTCCCGGTCCGCGTCCTTCCGCGGCATCGCGGAGCGGGCGCCGGTGATGCGCCCCATCGTCGACCGGTTCGTCGCCGGGGACGAACTCGGCCAGGCCATCGAGACCGTCCGGCGGCTCACCGCCGACCGGCTGGTCTCGCTCGACCACCTCGGTGAGGACACCACCGACCGGGCGCAGGCCGAGCGGACCGTGGACGCCTACCGGGTGCTGCTGCGCACGCTCGGCGAGGAGGGCCTGGCCGAGCGTGCCGAGGTGTCGGTGAAGCTGTCCGCGCTGGGCCAGGCGCTGCCGGTGGACGGCGACAAGATCGCGCTGGAGCACACCCGGCAGATCTGCGCCGCCGCGGCGGCGGCCGGCACCACGGTGACCGTCGACATGGAGGACCACACCACCACCGATTCGACCCTGTCGATCGTGCGGGACCTGCGCGTGGACTTCCCGTCGACCGGCACCGTGCTGCAGGCGTACCTCAAGCGCACCGAGGCGGACTGCCGGGAGTTCGCCGGTCCGGGTTCGCGGATCCGGCTGTGCAAGGGCGCCTACGACGAGCCCGCGTCGGTGGCGTACCGGGAGAAGTCCGAAGTGGACGCTTCCTACGTGCGGTGCCTGAAGGTGCTGATGGCGGGGGAGGGCTACCCGATGGTGGCCACGCACGACCCGCGGCTGGTGGACATCGCGGAGTGGCTGGCCATGCAGCACGACCGGTCGGCCGAGGAGTTCGAGTTCCAGATGCTCTACGGCGTGCGGCCGGAAGCACAGCGGGAACTCGCCGGCCGCGGAATGCGGCTGCGGGCCTACGTGCCTTATGGCACCGAGTGGTACCCGTACTTCATGCGGCGCCTGGCGGAGCGACCGGCGAACGTGGCGTTCTTCCTGCGTTCGTTCACTTCCCGGGGATAG